The DNA region AGTCAACAGCCATCAACACTGAGGTGAGGCCCTCCACCAGGAAAAGGATTATTATAACTTACTGATGATggttatcaatttttttaaacaataaaatacttttaaattaagatatgctcaaaaaaaagatatgctcatttttattttagacataatgctattgcgcACTTAATAGACCACAGTATAGTGCACACATACTGTATATAGACTGTAAAaccaaaaattcatgtgacttgcttcatTGTGGTATTTACTTTATcatggtggtctggaaccaaatccataatatctctgaggtatgcctgtatctCTAAAGACCCTACAagcatttaaagaataaaaaaggaatattacTAAAAACAACCCCCAAAACAGACAAACTCTTTATATATAAACTACAAAAGTTCACTAAAGAAAACCTAGATTACCTAAATAGGCCcatgtctctttaaaaaattaactagtAGTTAAAAAACATTCCAACAATTCCAGACCCAGATAACTTCACTGGCAAATTCTACCACTCCTATAAGGAATCAATAATAACAATTGTATACAAACTCTTCTAAAATACCGAAGAGGAGGGAATGCTTACTAACTCAGTTTATGAGGCAGTattccctgataccaaaatcaagcAAAGATAATCCAAGAAAAACCAATattcttcattcttctttaaaaaaagcaaatggaatCTAACAGTATATAAAAAGGGTAATATGTCATAGTCAAATAAGGTTTATCCTGGGCTCatcatttgaaaagaaatcaaTATAATTCACAATATAAATAAGCTAATTAAGACAAAACATGtaatcatttcaaaagacccaGAAAAAAGATCCTCCCCCCCAAATCAGCATCCATTCATAATTAAAAACTCTCAGGAGAATAGCATTgcaacatgtatattaccatatgtgaactagatcaccagtccaagtttgatgcatgaaacagggcactcaaagccactgcactgggacaacccagagggatgcgaTGGGGAAAGAGGTTGCGGGGCGGGGcgcggttcaggatgggggacacatgtacaaccatggctgatttatgtcaatgtatggcaaaaaccaccacaatattgtaaagtaattagcctccaattaaaataaataaaattaaaaaaaaaactctcagtaCACTAGAAATAAAATCTACAACTAATattatacttaatggtgaaagactgaatgctttcctcCTAAAATCAAAAACAATGCAAAGATGTCTTATAACTTCTATTCAACACCATGTTGGAGGTCCCACTCAGTGTAATAAGGAGAGACAATAAatgaaagtatataaaaataagacatgAACTGCAGCTATTCACAAACAACATGACTGTGTCAACATGATTGATGCAGAAATCgatcaatataaaatatatcaaagaatCTATAGAAAAAGCTACTAGAACTATTACTGGTAAGTTTATCAATATCACAGGATACAAAGCTCtattagtcaggattctccagagtAAAGGAACCAACAGGATAGAAAAGAAGATTAATATGAGGAATTGGCATACAAGATTATGGAGGGTGAGAAATCCCACAATCTGTCATCTATAAGCTGGAAACAGAAAAGCCAGTGGTGTAATTCAGCTctgagtccaaaggcctgagacCTAGGGGAGTCGATGATATAAATACCAGTCCGAGATGAGATGAGATGTCCCAGGTCAATGAGACAGCAAAAAAGGAGCaatttcctccttcctccacaattttgttctattcagaccTTCAATGGATTCGATGATGTTCACCCATACTGAGGATGGCAATCTACCCTGCCCAACAATTCAGACACTTACCTCACATAGAAAAAGAGTCACAGGGACACCCAGAAGCAATGTTTAACCAGACATCTGGGTATCCTCTGATTCAGTTAAACTGACACTTAAAATTAACATCACaaagaataatatgaaaaaaatctatccTATTTCTATATAATAGCAATAgacaatgaataataaaaaatttcaagcACCATTTATAGTGACACCAAAATACTTAGGGACATAGCTAACAAAATATGCACAAAATacaacaaaaactataaaacactgaagaacAAACAAATACTTAAAAGGAGAAGTATACCATATTCATAGACTGGAAGATTCAATactgttaaaattttataattcttcCTAAACTAAACTGTAGATTAAATGCAGTTCCAATCAAAATACTAGTTGGAGTTTTTATAGACATTGATAagctatttttataatttatgtgaGAATGCAAGGAAACTAGAATAgtcaaaatattttggaaataaaaagagaaaaaaggtggACAGCACATATTGATTTTAAGATTACAGttataaggacttccctgatggtctaatggttaagaatttgtcttccaatgtaggggacatgggttcaatccctggtcaagaaattaagatcccacatgccacagggcaactaaatccatgcactgcaactagagagcctgtgtaCTACAACTAGAAAAACCCCCTTGCagtgcaacaaagacccaacacagtcaaaaaagaaaaaagttctccTCTTCAACTGGCACTCTTTTTCTGGCCACAACACATAATTTTTGCAGGATCACAGTTCTCCAACCAGAGGTTAAACCAGGCCACAACAGAGAAAGCCCTggatcctaaccactagatcaccaagGAACTCCCCAATAGGCATTCTTAAGAGATGAAAAGATAATCTTTAGATTGGGAGAAGATATGTGCAAATTACATAGGTAATAAAGACTTGGATTAGAATAAACAACTCTGAAAGCTCAGCAAGGaaacaactaaagaaaaaaacaaatctcaaaaTACTTGAGCAATCACTTCACCAAAGATATaccaatagcaaaaaaaaaaaaagctcagcacTGTTAGTCATAATAAGACACTACTACACACCTAATAGAaaggcaaaaataatttaaaacatcgCAATACCAAGTGCTGATGAAGACATGGAGCAATTTGAACCCTCATACATTActggtggggatgcaaaatgacatagccactttggaaaaccattagacagtttcttataaagttaaacacacttaccacatgacccagcaatcccactccaagTATTTACCCAACTGACATGAAAACTTATCGTCTTATCAAAACctataagcaaatatttatagcaTCTTTATTCACAAtcaccaaaaattaaaaacaacccaCATGTTCTTCAACTAATGGTAAATTGCTTACATccatgtgatggaatattacttaccAATAAAAAGGACACACAAAATATAGGTGAATCTCAAATGCATTACAGTAAATAAAAGACAGACACAAAGGGTTACACTCcatacaattccatttatatgatatttcggtaaaggcaaaattataggagtagaaaacagaaaacaggctGCCAAAGGCTAGGCATGGGCTTGGCTACAAAGAGGCATAGGAGAATTTGAGTGGAGTAATAGAACTGTGCTATAATTTGAGTAGGTGGTAATTGCAAgactatgcatttgtcaaaattcccAAATCTGTATATGCAAAAAGTGAAATTTACTGAGTATAAATGAtagcttatcttttaaaaaaagaaataaaaaagacaattcTGGATCCCTGTAAAGTGGAATGAAAGGAAACGGACAGATTAGGAGTTATTATAATTAACCAATGTAAAATGATGGTAGCTTTTGTGAGAATAATAGAGAAGATGAGAAGTGGTTAGgttctggatatattttaaaggataatGGAAATAATCTGCCAAGGAATAGGAAATAAGAGGTTGAAAGAGAAAGGGATCAAAAATaacatcaacatttttttttccctgtacaACTAGAAAGATAGTTAATATCATAGAGATGTGGAAGTCTGGGAGAATTCCTTGGAAAGAGGTGGGAATTCagactttcaattttcaccataTGAAGTTTGACATGTTTATAAAATATCCAAGTGAAACTGTTGATATACAGTTATTTATTCAGAATATAGGATGGAGTCTGTACATATAGATTTGATActcgagtcggacacgaccgaagcgacgtagcagcagcagcagcagcagcataaggatgccatttaaaaacatgaaactaAATACCATTACCTGCAGAGTTACTGAGGatcagaaggagaagaaatttGAAGAGTAAGTGCTAAAGCATCGAAAGCCTGGGGAAATGGGAAAGAAGCAGCAAATGAAAGACTCCATGAAGTTGAATGAGAACTAAGCAAACAGTGTCTAGGAAGAAGAATGTTTCAAGACAAAGAATGATTGATCCAATGCTGTCAGGAAAGATGATGATTGACTTGACCCGTCTTAAACACGGAGATCTCTAGAGGCACTATCTAAAGCTGATTTGGGGTGTGAGGGGCGGAAGCGTGTTTGGATCAAGTCTAGGGGATAAACAGGAGGATAGATATTAACGACAGtgaaaacaaaatacttttttgtttttgcctcaaattctattttttaaagcaacggcaattcttttttattactaTCAGTGTTTTACAGCATTTCCCATCCTTTCACCTTTCAATCTTTGTGTATACTTATGACACACAAACAGCATAGAGCTGAATATCCTTTATATCCAATCCATAACTGTCTTTCTAACCGAAAGTTAATCTATTCGACATTTCTTAGCAATATATTGGATTGATTTCTGTCTTCTTAATTTGTGCTTaattttttgttcatatttttaaaaattggagagtATAGCACATGAaggtttatacacacacagagagactttaaaatacagttgatttagaCTGGCATCCCGAGTCTGGGCTGTCTCGGAAGGAGAGGGGGGAGGCCGCGGCCAGCTGGAGGTGCAGTCATGCCCCGGTATTACAAGGACAAGCCGGAGGGCGGAGCGTGCGCGGGCGTGAAGGAGGATCTGGGCGTGTGTCTGCTGCAGTCTGATTGCATGCTCAAGGAAGGAAAATCCCCTCGGCAGTGTCTGAAGGAAGGAAACTGCAAAGCTTTGAAATACTCATTTTTTGAGTGTATGAGATCAATGTTGGATGCCAGATCAAGATTCAGGGGAAGAAAAGGATATTGATACTACTGTGTTCAAACCAAGGTGAAAACAACAAAGGACTCTGGTCATTAAACCAGAGAAGCCAAAATAAGAAACATACTTTTTGTTACATCTGTTCAGGTGGACCAGTTTTTTCCTCCATGAAACAAGAAAATGGATGAGTTCTGGTTTTCAGAAGGTATAAATGATTCTCTTGCTCTAAGTTAttcttagaataaaaatttaattgaatagtTGTGAGCTGAGAACATAATAGATGTGTTTTAAGAACTGTTCTGAAGCACAGGGAATGGAAAGATTGATAGTTTCCACTGACTTCTCAACCAGATGACACAATTTGTGCATCCTTTGTCAGTACTGTGGAGGCAAAGGGTGGGACTGTGAGAATCAGCATGCAGCCTGATGAGAAAATATCCGTCTGGAAGGTGTAGGCTAAAACTTTCTTTTATTCAGATGTACTATTTAGTTCCAAAATAAATTGTGTTTGACTGCttggtgaaaaataaaataaaataaaatacagttgatttagaaatgaaaatgagaacaagAAACTAAGCACGGAAAAAATTCAAGCTTTCCAAaaacactgtattaaaaaaatatcttttggtAAATATCTGAGACTTTACTTAAAGAGCATAATCATTTATACCCAGGTTGGTACCCACAAGCCCACCAAGGCCAAACCATAAATTTCAGATGCAGGCAAACCATTTGCAGATTCTCCAGATAGAATTCCTTCCGTTTCTCAGGAATTAAACACTGTATATATAttaaacactatatatatatatagtgaatgaagcacaagctggaatcgagattgccgggagaaatatcagtaacctcagatatgcagatgacaccactgttatggcagaaagcaaagaagaacgaaagagcctcttgatgaaagtgaaagaggaaagtgaaagagctggcttaaaactcaacattcagaaaactaagatcatggcatctgatcccatcacttcatggcatatagatggggaaacaatggaaatagtgacagactttatttgggggggggggctccaaaatcactgcagatggtgattgcagtcatgaaattaaaagacgcttgcttcttggaagaaaagctatgactaacctagacagcatgctaaaaagcagagatgatactttgccaacaaaggtccgcctagtaaaagctatggtttttctagtagtcatgtatggatgtgagagttggactataaagaaagctgagcaccgaagaattgatgcttttaaactgtggtgttggagaagactcttgagagtcccctggactgcatagagatccaaccagtccatcctaaaggaaatcagttctgaatattcattggaaggactgatgctgaagctgaaactccaatactttggacacctgatgcaaagaactgacttattggaaaagaccctgatgctgggaaggattgaaggtgggaggagaaggggatgacagaggatgagatggttggatggcatcaccgacttgatggacatgagtttgggtgaactctgggagttggtgatggacaggaaagccaggtatgctgcagttcatggggtcacaaagagttggacatgactgagcaactgaactgaaacactatgttaaatttttaaaattaattccccTCACTCTTTATGGTTTCTAAAAGCTATCCATGTATCCATGAATTTTATATAAGACTAAATTTagtgaactgatttttttttacatcctCTGCTTTTAAGATTAAACCATTTTGTCACAAATAGCTTTAGATCTTTTATTTTCCACTACTgcatatttttcctttatgtgAATATATGACATCTTATATTCTATCAATGGGTGCTTTTtagtttccatttgttttttatattatgaacaatgctgctaCAAATGTTCTTTTTGGTAAGCATTTGCAAGAGTATCTCCTGAAGCGAAACTGTTGGCTTATAATATGGTatatcactgtggttttaattggcAAATCTCAGCAAAGTAAAGAGTATggtatcttttcatatttattgcCATATAATTTTTGTCTATGTGAAGTTCCAGTCTGTTTCATTTACTACTTCTTCTACTGATGTTAAtcttttttcatattgatttatTCATATctaagtatagttgatgtacaatattttattcatttcaggcATACACCATGGTGACTCAacatatttatgaattttattccatttaaagttattacaaaataatggctatattccTATGTACTGTACATTATAATGTATAATGTAGCTTATCAATTTTATACATAGGAGTATGCTTTTCCTAGGGATTTccctatggctcagatggtaagtaatctgcctgcaataaaggagacctgggttcaatccctgggtcaggaagatctcctggagaaggaaatggcaacccattccagtattctttcctggataattccatagacagaggaggctggcgggctacgtccatggcatcgcaaagagttggacataactaagcaacttaacacacacacgtTTCTCCTAATCTCATACCCCTATCCCCCCTACCCCACTCCTTCCCTCTAATTCTTGTTACCTTTATGCACTGTAAAATTTATCTCTTTGGGACATAACAATTTAGGAATGTGCCCATGGTATGGTATTAAGTAAAATGAGTAACATGAAGAGTGGCAGATATGATGCAATTAAAACTGCATATgggagaatatttattttttggcagtgGAAGATACTGATGATTGACCAGATCACTGTCTTTAAGAGGGCTCCATTTTCAAATGAATAACATGTATTTTTGTAGCTGTGAACCATATCCTCtatgcttttttccttttgaaagtagagtgttatattttttccttttgcgcAGAGCAACACATTAGCCCAGTTAACAATAAAAATTACTGATATTATCAGGGGATCAGAGTGTAATCTGTAGTTTATTCCAAGACTTTGCATATTTCTTTAATAGTTCTCATAGGATATAATCCAAGGTGCCAAACCAAACAAAGATGCTAACatgaaatctttatttaaaatgtggtcacttctaagcagacatttctccaaagaagacatacatacggctaataaacatgtgaaaagctgctcaacactGCTcaacattagagaaatgcaaatcaaaactacaatgaggtattgtctcacaccagtaagaatggccatcatcaaaaagtctacagacaataaatgttggagagggtgtggagaaaaggaaaccctcctgcactgttggtgggaatgtaaattgatacaaccactatggagcaCAGTATGGCGATTTCTTAAAAACGatgaataaaaccaccacatgacccagcaatcccactcctgggcatatagccTGAGGAAACCattattgaaaaagacacatgtaccccaatgttcagtgcagcattatttacaatagctaggacatggaagcaacctagatgtccactgacagatgaatgaataaagaagttgtggtacacatacacataagtgCATACTGGAAtcttattcagctataaaaaggaacacgtttgagtctgttctaatgaggtggatgaacctagagcttattatacagagtgaagtgaaagagaaagacaaatatggtatattaatacatatatacagaatctagaatggcatcaccgactcaatggacatgggtttgagtaaactccgggagttggtgatggacagggaggcctggcgtgctgtgattcatggggtcgcaaagagtcggacacgactgaggtactgaactgaactgaactgagaaagatggtactgatgatcctactGCAGAGCAGCAAAGGAGATACAGACAcaaaggacagacttttggacacagtaggggaaggagagggtgggatgatttgagagagtagcattgaaacacatgcattaccatatgtaaaaatagacagctggtgggaatttGTCATATGATGCAGAGAACCCAAAGTcagcgctctgtgacaacctgagaggggtgggatggggaaaagggtgggagggaggggacaagtGTATACCCATGGCTAGttcatgttgacatatggcagagactatcacaatattgtaaagtaactattatccaattaaaaataaaacaaaaacgtGGTTACTTCTTTAACcatgaaaaaaatacacatgctaACTCTGACTTAATCACTTGAAAAGACTCTGagtcactgaattttaaaactgtattgtATAGCATagcataatttattaaaaagttaaaagtggATCCcaggaatttaaataaataaataaaataaaatatacctcaTGGGACTTTAATTCTATGATGTAGGGAGGAGcataaattgttaattttaatgtattcaaATTAAACAACATGAAAAATCTTATAATTACTCTGAACATCCCTAGTGGAATACCctaagaacatttttaaagtttaaaaatataaagttttaagttcaaattttaaatgtttaaagaactttaaaacaaGTAAGTGTCTTTTGGCATTTACAGtaatattattgttattcttAAATTATTATAGGATAAACAATTCTGTTACTGTGcacaagaatattttttttcatgtaagtaAAAAGTGGTACAAATATAAAATCTAATAAATTAAAACCTTTAATCTTAAATGTGAGCAAAAAATTATCAACATAAATTCATaatgtaatttttcttaaaaaaatttccaagctCTTTCAATGGAAAAGGCCTAGAAACAATAAGCAACTCAATAGCAA from Cervus canadensis isolate Bull #8, Minnesota chromosome 1, ASM1932006v1, whole genome shotgun sequence includes:
- the LOC122452877 gene encoding cytochrome c oxidase assembly factor 5-like — encoded protein: MPRYYKDKPEGGACAGVKEDLGVCLLQSDCMLKEGKSPRQCLKEGNCKALKYSFFECMRSMLDARSRFRGRKGY